One segment of Anastrepha obliqua isolate idAnaObli1 chromosome 3, idAnaObli1_1.0, whole genome shotgun sequence DNA contains the following:
- the LOC129242767 gene encoding venom protease, which yields MLKMFHLRQLQFILIIISCILLNVTTATATISKPATAAATIAAKKAKPTTFNDVATASAPTVISSIVIPGKYHAYTQHLQQPAKKVHVSASAAHQKQQHEQHEQKQQRQQRVDVVKPVILPSSKLNPIRNWFGIFNRNNAQASAAIAHDTTTTTCNCRCGERNDESRIVGGQTAGVSEYPWMARLSYFNRFYCGGTLINDRYVLTAAHCVKGFMWFMIKVTFGEHDRCNDKERPETRFVLRAFSQKFSFSNFDNDIALLRLNDRVPITSFIRPICLPRAFERHDLFIGTKGIATGWGTLKEDGKPSCLLQEVEVPVLDNEHCVAQTNYTQKMITKNMMCAGYPGVGVRDSCQGDSGGPLVRMRPDDKRFEQIGIVSWGNGCARPNYPGVYTRVTKYLDWIMENSKDGCFCDEND from the exons ATGCTAAAAATGTTCCACTTACGTCAGTTGCAATTTATTCTAATAATAATTTCCTGCATACTGTTGAACgtcacaacagcaacagcaaccatATCAAAGCCAGCAACAGCAGCGGCGACAATAGCAGCAAAAAAGGCAAAACCAACTACATTCAATGATGTTGCAACAGCGAGTGCGCCCACTGTCATCTCATCGATCGTAATTCCCGGAAAATATCATGCCTACACCCAGCACTTGCAGCAGCCAGCAAAAAAAGTGCATGTGTCAGCATCGGCAGCTCATCAGAAGCAACAGCACGAACAACACGAACAAAAGCAGCAGCGACAACAACGTGTGGACGTTGTCAAACCTGTCATACTTCCCAGCAGCAAACTCAATCCCATCAGAAATTGGTTTGGCATCTTTAATCGCAACAACGCACAGGCGTCAGCGGCGATAGCGCACGACACAACGACGACAACGTGCAATTGcag GTGCGGTGAGCGCAATGATGAGTCGCGCATTGTTGGCGGTCAGACGGCTGGCGTTAGCGAATACCCTTGGATGGCGCGTCTCAGCTACTTCAATCGTTTCTACTGTGGTGGCACACTGATCAACGATCGTTATGTACTCACCGCTGCGCATTGCGTCAAAGGTTTCATGTGGTTTATGATAAAAGTGACATTTGGCGAGCACGACCGTTGCAACGACAAAGAGCGTCCCGAAACCCGTTTCGTGCTACGCGCATTCAGTCAAAAATTCAGTTTCTCCAATTTCGATAACGACATCGCTTTGCTGCGCCTCAACGACCGCGTGCCCATTACAAGCTTCATCCGGCCAATTTGTTTACCACGTGCTTTTGAGCGCCACGATCTATTCATCGGTACCAAAGGTATAGCGACCGGTTGGGGCACGCTGAAGGAGGATGGCAAACCATCGTGTCTGCTGCAAGAGGTGGAAGTGCCCGTGTTGGATAATGAACATTGTGTAGCACAAACCAACTACACACAAAAGATGATCACCAAGAATATGATGTGCGCAGGCTATCCGGGCGTGGGTGTACGCGACTCTTGCCAAGGCGATTCAGGTGGGCCGTTAGTACGCATGCGGCCAGATGATAAACGTTTCGAACAGATCGGCATTGTGTCGTGGGGCAATGGTTGCGCCAGACCCAACTATCCGGGTGTGTATACGCGCGTAACAAAATATTTGGATTGGATAATGGAGAATTCGAAAGACGGGTGCTTCTGCGATGAGAACGATTGA